Proteins encoded within one genomic window of Spirulina major PCC 6313:
- a CDS encoding zf-TFIIB domain-containing protein has product MDCPKCKKTALLDAPLTGGITVQRCSECQGQWVAAMAYQAWQQHHPLQTATPETLAQPIASDFNVSEVDARAGLCPSCSRYLSRTKIDCRTPFYLERCNECEGYWCDRGEWDVLTQLGVSGSLEQFFEREWQMKIREQAAAANERQGMIEKLGDDLAQHIFDLADTLNHHEHGDFALAYLIRKAAQNQDIRDMSVKKAYDI; this is encoded by the coding sequence GTGGATTGTCCCAAGTGCAAGAAAACTGCCCTGCTTGATGCCCCGCTCACCGGAGGAATCACGGTGCAGCGGTGTAGCGAATGTCAGGGCCAATGGGTTGCAGCGATGGCGTACCAGGCCTGGCAACAGCACCACCCGCTGCAAACGGCAACACCTGAAACCCTGGCCCAACCCATTGCATCGGATTTCAATGTGTCTGAGGTGGATGCACGGGCGGGTCTTTGTCCGAGTTGTAGTCGGTATTTATCCCGCACTAAGATCGATTGCCGCACGCCGTTTTATTTGGAGCGGTGCAATGAATGTGAGGGCTATTGGTGCGATCGCGGTGAATGGGATGTGCTCACGCAATTGGGAGTGAGCGGGTCTTTAGAACAGTTTTTTGAACGGGAATGGCAAATGAAAATTCGTGAACAAGCGGCAGCCGCCAACGAACGGCAAGGCATGATCGAAAAGCTCGGTGATGATCTGGCCCAGCATATTTTTGACCTAGCCGACACCCTCAATCACCATGAGCACGGGGATTTTGCCCTGGCCTATCTGATTCGCAAAGCGGCCCAAAATCAGGACATTCGGGACATGAGTGTCAAAAAAGCCTACGATATTTAA
- a CDS encoding GAF domain-containing protein — protein MQSSSWCAPILWIDPVAQDHHAEMLALERAGYRVVVVPLPELPSVPADWALVVWVGEGLPDEGVWGWGVPVLMVSGCDRTDLKVAAFQRGVVDYLTLPCDPAELVVRVNARLGIIPNQIQNGIVWMMDRLLKQWSQKTGNSFFQDCTQDLAHGFNVQYVSICEVWGTQPSRVRSRIFWDGATWNEGQVYVIDDSPCQQVIRGEICYIPADVQTHFPQAMHLVAAQGNGYLGLPLHNSAQEVIGTLVLMDVRPLILTDAQIAGLRRGAACIALELERQLVTDRLAHQATLAAMMANISRQLMNAPLQESLGDILAQVAEQIRADRAYLFWLDSDNPADWRILRCWTQPEWHCPMADRLDLSPFTYTLAALQANPDQAFYVPWVEAMPPEAAGDRDLMRQADIQSLLVIPLNHDHQTRGYLCIEACTIPQYWSEEEQNWLVLLGELLAAHQYRHQARQDLEQSHARYETLAANVPGMIYQMALSPDGVVTFPYVSPSCQELLGISALDLMTQLQDEIFQWVHPEDLEPLWLSIHESARTLAPWHHVWRWFKGTALHWMQGRSRPQHQADGTVVWDGILVDITVQKEAELAIQATAESDRLINESINRIRQSLDLNTIFNATSQELRNRLQCDRVVIYRFNNDWSGTIVAEAVVNPWQPLISLANPQRYLQSNLLQDSRCALQALIQTDPLPYINDTYLQTTQGKDYRSASDYRCVHDVNQANFSPCYLDFLATFHAKAYVIMPIFVGTELWGLVGVYQNSGPRHWQSAEITILLHLSHQLSIALQQAYLLDRAQHQAYDLQKAKEAADAASLAKSQFLANMSHELRTPLNAVLGFAQLLDSDLSLSPTQKHYLQIINQSGEHLLMLINDVLELSKIEAGQLALERHEFDLYHLVNMLYAMLHLKAETQDTQFQIEIAPDVPQYIYEDQRKLRQVLINLVGNAIKFTVNGKVKLVVTLVQSSMAQPCELRFEVQDTGCGLPESALDRIFEAFTQEPQAVQTTDGTGLGLPISQKFVQLMGGKIEVESVEGQGSVFFFQLPLWNYASASSCSLSHDPVMQVQQIVGLASGMVPPRILIVEDEADNRFLLTYLLESIGFRVKAATHGERAIALWQEWQPQLIMIDIQIPGLDGLAVTRQIRQADPGLPIFALTAFAFDSDRQRALAAGCTAFFSKPFNSQQLLQVMGETLGLTYDYINPHEVQARPSLEGLTPAMLDLMSAEWRSQLHAAAEQCSEPAIRLLLTELPDHAALLKHTLLTIVENYDFDRILNLTIANPPDSP, from the coding sequence ATGCAATCGTCGTCTTGGTGTGCGCCAATTCTGTGGATTGATCCCGTTGCCCAGGATCATCATGCGGAGATGTTGGCACTAGAGCGAGCGGGTTATCGTGTTGTGGTTGTTCCGTTGCCGGAGTTGCCGTCTGTGCCGGCGGATTGGGCGTTGGTGGTGTGGGTGGGGGAGGGGTTGCCCGATGAGGGGGTGTGGGGCTGGGGTGTGCCGGTGTTGATGGTGAGCGGGTGCGATCGCACGGATTTAAAAGTGGCAGCGTTTCAGCGGGGGGTGGTGGACTATCTCACCTTGCCCTGTGACCCGGCGGAGTTGGTGGTGCGGGTCAATGCTCGTCTGGGCATCATCCCGAATCAGATCCAGAATGGCATTGTGTGGATGATGGATCGGCTGTTGAAGCAATGGAGTCAAAAAACGGGCAATTCTTTTTTTCAGGACTGTACCCAGGATTTAGCCCATGGGTTCAATGTGCAGTATGTGTCGATATGTGAGGTGTGGGGGACACAACCGAGTCGGGTGCGATCGCGGATCTTTTGGGATGGTGCAACCTGGAACGAAGGTCAAGTCTATGTCATTGATGACTCACCCTGTCAGCAGGTCATCCGAGGCGAGATCTGCTACATACCGGCGGATGTGCAAACCCATTTCCCCCAAGCGATGCATCTCGTCGCAGCCCAAGGGAATGGGTATCTGGGGTTACCCTTGCACAACTCGGCGCAGGAGGTGATCGGGACGTTGGTGCTGATGGATGTGCGGCCCTTGATCCTCACGGATGCTCAGATCGCCGGCCTCCGCAGGGGGGCAGCGTGCATCGCCCTAGAACTCGAACGCCAATTAGTGACCGATCGCCTCGCCCATCAAGCCACCTTAGCGGCGATGATGGCGAATATTTCCCGACAATTGATGAATGCTCCGCTGCAAGAGAGTTTAGGGGATATTTTGGCGCAGGTGGCCGAACAGATTCGGGCCGATCGCGCCTATCTTTTTTGGCTGGATTCTGACAATCCCGCCGATTGGCGTATTCTGCGCTGTTGGACGCAACCGGAGTGGCATTGTCCCATGGCCGATCGCCTCGATCTTTCCCCCTTTACCTATACCCTGGCGGCCTTGCAGGCGAATCCAGATCAGGCATTTTATGTGCCTTGGGTGGAGGCTATGCCCCCAGAAGCGGCGGGCGATCGCGACTTGATGCGCCAAGCCGATATCCAGTCGTTGCTGGTGATTCCCCTCAACCATGACCACCAAACGAGGGGCTATCTCTGCATTGAAGCCTGCACCATCCCTCAATATTGGAGCGAAGAAGAGCAAAACTGGCTCGTGCTCCTTGGTGAACTTTTGGCCGCCCATCAATATCGGCATCAAGCTCGACAGGATCTCGAACAAAGCCATGCGCGGTATGAAACCTTGGCAGCCAATGTACCGGGCATGATTTATCAAATGGCCCTGTCCCCTGACGGCGTGGTGACCTTTCCCTACGTCAGTCCGAGTTGTCAGGAGTTGCTGGGCATCTCAGCCCTGGATCTGATGACCCAGCTTCAGGATGAAATTTTTCAATGGGTGCATCCGGAGGATCTCGAACCGTTGTGGTTGTCGATCCATGAGTCGGCTCGTACCCTTGCGCCTTGGCATCATGTGTGGCGGTGGTTTAAAGGCACAGCATTGCACTGGATGCAGGGGCGTTCCCGGCCACAACACCAGGCGGACGGCACAGTGGTGTGGGATGGCATTTTAGTGGATATTACCGTTCAAAAAGAGGCTGAACTGGCGATTCAGGCCACGGCTGAGAGCGATCGCTTAATTAATGAATCGATCAATCGCATTCGCCAAAGTCTTGATTTAAACACGATTTTTAACGCCACGAGCCAAGAATTACGGAATCGCCTCCAGTGCGATCGCGTCGTCATCTATCGCTTTAACAACGATTGGAGTGGCACCATCGTCGCCGAAGCCGTGGTTAACCCCTGGCAGCCCCTGATCTCCCTAGCAAACCCCCAGCGTTACCTACAAAGTAATCTGCTCCAGGACTCCCGCTGCGCCCTCCAAGCCCTCATCCAAACCGACCCACTCCCCTACATCAACGACACCTATCTGCAAACCACCCAAGGCAAAGACTATCGAAGCGCGTCGGACTATCGGTGTGTCCATGATGTCAATCAAGCCAACTTCAGCCCCTGTTATCTCGACTTCCTCGCCACCTTCCACGCCAAAGCCTATGTGATCATGCCCATTTTTGTCGGCACAGAACTGTGGGGATTAGTGGGGGTCTATCAAAACAGCGGCCCCCGCCATTGGCAATCTGCCGAAATCACGATCCTGCTCCATCTCAGCCATCAACTCAGCATCGCCCTCCAACAGGCCTATCTCCTCGATCGCGCCCAACATCAAGCCTATGACCTCCAAAAAGCGAAAGAAGCCGCCGACGCTGCCAGCCTAGCCAAAAGCCAATTTCTCGCCAACATGAGCCACGAACTCCGCACGCCCCTCAATGCGGTTTTAGGGTTTGCCCAACTCTTAGATAGTGATCTCAGCCTCAGCCCCACCCAAAAACACTATCTCCAGATCATCAACCAAAGTGGTGAACATCTGCTGATGTTGATTAATGATGTCTTGGAACTGTCCAAAATCGAAGCGGGGCAGCTTGCCCTAGAGCGCCACGAATTTGATCTCTATCACCTGGTCAATATGCTCTATGCCATGTTGCACCTGAAGGCCGAGACCCAAGACACGCAGTTTCAGATCGAGATTGCGCCGGATGTGCCGCAATATATCTATGAAGATCAACGCAAACTGCGTCAGGTGCTGATCAATCTGGTGGGGAATGCGATTAAGTTTACGGTGAATGGCAAGGTGAAACTCGTCGTCACCCTGGTGCAGTCTTCCATGGCTCAACCGTGTGAACTGCGGTTTGAGGTGCAGGATACGGGCTGCGGTCTCCCGGAATCGGCCCTAGACCGGATCTTTGAAGCCTTTACCCAAGAGCCTCAAGCGGTGCAAACAACCGATGGTACTGGGTTGGGGCTGCCGATTAGCCAGAAGTTTGTGCAGTTGATGGGGGGTAAGATTGAGGTGGAGAGTGTCGAGGGGCAGGGGTCAGTGTTTTTCTTTCAGTTGCCGTTGTGGAACTATGCGTCTGCTTCCTCCTGTTCGTTAAGCCATGATCCGGTAATGCAGGTGCAGCAGATTGTGGGTCTAGCGTCGGGGATGGTTCCGCCTCGGATTTTGATTGTGGAGGATGAGGCGGATAATCGATTTTTGTTGACCTATTTGTTGGAGTCGATTGGGTTTCGGGTGAAGGCGGCGACCCATGGCGAGAGGGCGATCGCGCTCTGGCAAGAGTGGCAACCCCAGTTAATCATGATTGATATTCAAATTCCGGGGCTAGATGGCTTGGCGGTGACGCGCCAGATTCGCCAAGCTGACCCCGGTCTACCCATTTTTGCCTTGACGGCGTTTGCATTTGACAGCGATCGCCAACGGGCCTTAGCTGCGGGCTGCACGGCCTTTTTTAGTAAGCCCTTTAACAGTCAGCAGTTGCTTCAGGTGATGGGCGAAACCCTCGGCCTCACCTACGACTACATCAACCCCCATGAGGTTCAGGCTCGGCCTTCCCTAGAGGGGCTGACCCCGGCGATGCTTGATCTGATGTCGGCAGAGTGGCGATCGCAACTCCACGCTGCCGCCGAGCAATGCAGTGAACCGGCCATCCGCCTCCTTTTAACTGAACTGCCCGACCATGCCGCACTGCTCAAACACACCCTCCTCACCATCGTCGAAAACTACGATTTTGACCGCATCTTAAACCTCACCATCGCCAATCCACCGGACTCCCCCTAA
- a CDS encoding response regulator transcription factor, whose product MKSALIVEDSLTDREYMARSLMAAGFNVISTSSVEEAKDKLINESPNIIFLDVILPGQSGFEFCRELKGSPDTKKIPVVICSTKGTEVDKTWGTMLGADEYLAKPVELQTLQKTLTRLGLA is encoded by the coding sequence ATGAAAAGCGCATTAATTGTCGAAGATAGCCTAACAGATCGTGAATACATGGCCCGCTCGCTCATGGCTGCCGGATTTAATGTCATTAGCACCTCTAGCGTTGAAGAAGCGAAAGATAAACTAATCAACGAATCACCCAATATTATTTTTTTGGATGTCATTTTACCTGGGCAAAGTGGTTTTGAGTTTTGTCGAGAACTCAAAGGCAGTCCTGATACCAAGAAAATTCCTGTGGTGATCTGCTCAACCAAGGGTACTGAGGTTGATAAAACATGGGGGACAATGTTAGGGGCTGATGAATATCTAGCTAAACCCGTGGAGCTACAAACCTTGCAAAAAACCCTAACTCGTTTGGGCTTGGCCTAA